GGATCGGGATCATCCACAAGAATCTTCCGATCGCGGAGCAGGTGGAGGAAGTGGACCGTGTGAAGCGCTCCGAGAGTGGAATGATTGTGAACCCCATTACGCTTCCCCCGGACGTGCCCATCAGCCGGGCGCTCGAGCTGATGGAGAAGTTCCGCATCTCCGGGGTGCCGATCACCGAAGGCAAGCGTCTGGTGGGCATTCTCACCAACCGCGATTTGCGGTTCGTGCGCGGGACCGATCTCAGGGTGAAGGATGTTATGACCCACGAGAATCTGATCACCGCGCCGGTCGGGACCACGCTCGAGGAAGCCGAGCGGATTCTGCACCGGAACCGGATTGAGAAGCTCCCGGTGGTGGACGAGAGCTTCCAGCTCCGCGGCCTCATCACGGTCAAGGACATCCAGAAGCGGATCCGATACCCGCGGGCCTGCAAGGACCATCTGGGAAGGCTCCGGGTTGGAGCCGCGATCGGGGTGGGGCACGATGCCCTGGACCGGGTCGATGAGCTGGTGAGGACCGGGGTCGACGTGATCTGCATCGACAGCGCCCACGGTCACTCGAAGGCGGTCGTGGATTCGACGCGCGCCGTCAAGGCCAAGTATCCCAGCCTGCAGCTCGTGGTCGGAAACGTGGCCACCGCCGAAGGCACCCGCGATCTCATCGCCGCCGGGGCGGACGCGGTGAAGGTGGGAATGGGGCCGGGCTCGGCGTGCACGACCCGGGTCGTCGCGGGCGTCGGCGTCCCGCAGATCACGGCGGTGCTGGAATGCGCCACGGCCGCCGCGGAAGCGGGCGTGCCCATCATCGCGGACGGAGGCATCAAGTATTCCGGGGACCTCGTGAAGGCCCTGGCGGCGGGTGCGCATTCGGTCATGCTGGGAAACCTGCTCGCGGGAACCGAGGAGAGCCCCGGCGAGACGATTCTCTACGAAGGCCGCACCTACAAGGTCTATCGCGGCATGGGCTCGCTCAGCGCCATGGCGGGCGGGCGCGGCGACCGCTACTTCCAGGAGGGGGTCAAGGATCTGAAGAAGCTCGTCGCCGAGGGAATCGAGGCGCGGGTTCCCTACAAGGGGCAGGTCGCGAACGTGATCTACCAGCTCATCGGCGGCCTCAAGGCAGGCATGGGATACTGCGGAGTCCGTTCCATCGAGGAGGTCCGCACCAAGACACGCTTCATCCGCATCACCCCGGCGGGGCTTCGCGAAAGCCACCCGCACGACCTCACCATCACCAAGGAAGCCCCGAACTACGAGATTCGCTAGGGGGATGCGAGGTTTCCCCCTCGGGCTCAAAGCAACGACCAGAGCCCTCGGGAGAAACCTCGCATCCCTCGCAGAGCCCGAGGCGGATACCTCTCTTCCCCTGTCGAAACCCCCCAAAACGCGGCGCCCCGCCGGGGGAGCGGGGCGTGGGATTCGAGCCGCGTTGTTCTAGGGGTGCGTGCCCTCCGGGGGTGAAGCAGTCGGGGGACGGAGGGCACGCGGGGGACCTGGGCGCCCGCTAGGGACCTCCCGCGGGCAACGAAAAGTGGAAGTCGGGCACGAGCTGACGGATCTCGCGAGCCAGCCCGCGCATTTGATCCAGGAGCTTCCGCTCGCCGGTTCGCTTCCATTCCGAGTAGGCATCGAGCAAGAGATCCTGCATCTCCCGAAGGGATTGCTCCCTCGCGTCCTCGTCGACCTTGCGCTCGAGCCGAATGACTTGCGCCTTACGGAACCGCTTCGAGACGCTCCAGTACTCGCCCTTCATATGCGAGAGGAGCTTGTGGTAGCGCTCCAGGCCGAGCGTCAGCTTCTCCAGCACGGCCGCGATCGTTTCAGCCGGATTCTCGAGCAGCTCTCCATACGTATACGTGAAGTGATACCAGTTCGGGCTCCGCCCCACGTCCGCTTCCTCGCCGGGGAGCATCCCGTCGCGGCGGCTCGGCACGTTCGGCCCGTGGTGCTCGAAGATGCCGACGGAAATCAGCAGGAGGTCCTCGGGGGTGCGAAGGATCAGGTATTTGAGGGCCCCGCGATTCGAGTTGGCCAAACGCCGCCAGGCCCCGATGTCGTACCGCGAGAGAAGCCGCGTGCGCTCCGACGGCAGCGGCACCTGCGCCTCGAACTGGTCGCGCAGCGTGCTCAGGTAAGCGTCCACATCTTCCTGCGGAAGCGGATCACCGTTCTGCGGCGTGCCCTCCGCTTTCGTGAGGAGGAGGCAGTTCATCGTGAAGTAGAGCGTCGGCTGCAGCTTCCTTTGCCCAGCTTTGGTTGCGAGATACTTTCGCGCTGCCGACATGGCCCCACTCCTTG
The genomic region above belongs to Candidatus Eisenbacteria bacterium and contains:
- the guaB gene encoding IMP dehydrogenase, whose translation is MKTFAAPGAKIQPAVPAGPGARVGSEPALTFDDVLLLPGYSEVHPRDVDTSTLLTRGITLNVPVVSAAMDTVTESALAIAIAQEGGIGIIHKNLPIAEQVEEVDRVKRSESGMIVNPITLPPDVPISRALELMEKFRISGVPITEGKRLVGILTNRDLRFVRGTDLRVKDVMTHENLITAPVGTTLEEAERILHRNRIEKLPVVDESFQLRGLITVKDIQKRIRYPRACKDHLGRLRVGAAIGVGHDALDRVDELVRTGVDVICIDSAHGHSKAVVDSTRAVKAKYPSLQLVVGNVATAEGTRDLIAAGADAVKVGMGPGSACTTRVVAGVGVPQITAVLECATAAAEAGVPIIADGGIKYSGDLVKALAAGAHSVMLGNLLAGTEESPGETILYEGRTYKVYRGMGSLSAMAGGRGDRYFQEGVKDLKKLVAEGIEARVPYKGQVANVIYQLIGGLKAGMGYCGVRSIEEVRTKTRFIRITPAGLRESHPHDLTITKEAPNYEIR